A stretch of Sulfitobacter sp. THAF37 DNA encodes these proteins:
- the mraY gene encoding phospho-N-acetylmuramoyl-pentapeptide-transferase, whose amino-acid sequence MLYWLTLLSDGGDFFNLFRYITFRAGGAFLTALIFGFLFGRPLIAVLRRRQGKGQPIRGDGPEGHFVKAGTPTMGGLLIVGALLTSTLLWARLDNAFVWIVLFVTMSFAAIGFADDYAKVSKQNTSGVSGKVRLLLGFLIAAIAGFWAAQYHPAELQYQLALPVFKDTLINLGLLFVPFAIIVIVGAANAVNLTDGLDGLAIMPVMIAAGTLGVIAYAVGRVDFTDYLDVHYVPGTGEILIFTAGLFGGGLGFLWYNAPPAAVFMGDTGSLALGGALGAIAVATKHELVLAIVGGLFVVEALSVIVQVLYFKRTGKRVFLMAPIHHHYEKKGWAEPQIVIRFWIISLILAMIGLATLKVR is encoded by the coding sequence ATGCTCTATTGGTTGACACTCCTGTCGGATGGTGGCGATTTTTTCAATCTGTTTCGCTATATCACCTTCCGCGCCGGCGGGGCCTTTCTGACCGCGCTGATATTCGGCTTTCTTTTCGGGCGGCCACTGATCGCGGTGCTGCGTCGCCGCCAGGGCAAGGGCCAGCCGATCCGGGGCGACGGGCCCGAGGGGCATTTCGTGAAGGCGGGGACGCCGACCATGGGCGGGTTGCTGATTGTCGGTGCTCTGCTGACCTCCACCCTGCTCTGGGCGCGGCTCGACAATGCCTTTGTCTGGATCGTGCTGTTTGTCACCATGAGCTTTGCCGCCATCGGCTTCGCCGACGATTATGCCAAGGTCAGCAAGCAGAATACATCAGGTGTGTCCGGCAAGGTGCGGCTGCTGCTGGGGTTTCTCATCGCCGCCATCGCCGGTTTCTGGGCCGCGCAGTACCATCCGGCGGAATTGCAGTACCAACTGGCGCTGCCGGTGTTCAAGGACACGCTGATCAACCTCGGTTTGCTGTTCGTCCCCTTCGCGATCATCGTCATCGTGGGGGCGGCGAACGCGGTGAACCTCACCGACGGGCTGGACGGGCTGGCGATCATGCCGGTCATGATCGCCGCCGGAACGCTGGGGGTCATCGCCTATGCGGTGGGCAGGGTCGACTTTACCGATTATCTCGATGTGCATTACGTGCCGGGGACCGGCGAGATCCTGATCTTTACCGCCGGACTGTTCGGCGGGGGCCTTGGATTTCTGTGGTACAACGCGCCGCCTGCGGCGGTCTTCATGGGTGACACCGGGTCGCTGGCCCTGGGCGGCGCGCTGGGGGCCATCGCGGTGGCGACCAAGCACGAGCTTGTCCTGGCCATTGTCGGCGGGCTGTTCGTGGTGGAGGCGCTGTCGGTGATCGTGCAGGTGCTTTATTTCAAGCGGACCGGCAAGCGGGTGTTCCTGATGGCGCCGATCCATCACCACTACGAGAAGAAGGGCTGGGCGGAGCCGCAGATCGTGATCCGGTTCTGGATCATTTCGCTGATCCTGGCGATGATCGGGCTGGCGACGCTGAAGGTCCGGTAG
- the murF gene encoding UDP-N-acetylmuramoyl-tripeptide--D-alanyl-D-alanine ligase, whose product MTLWTAEEAAAATGGRAVGDWTCEGVSIDTRTIEKGDLFVALKDARDGHDFVAQALENGAGAALVSRRPDGVAEDAPLLIVDDVLAGLERLGQAARSRTQAKVVAVTGSVGKTSTKEMLLAMLGDQGRTHASVASYNNHWGVPLTLARMPADTDYAVIEIGMNHPGEIAPLARMAQADVAMITTVAPAHLEAFENLAGIAVEKASIFEGVKPGGWAVINADIEHAAILMAKAVDCRLRDLEFGEHGHHFKLLEVQVQSDTTVVQASHDGAPILFKIATPGRHFAMNGLGALAVCHALGVDLALAAQSLGRWQPYKGRGVREVIVLDPIETHMTLAMIDDSYNANPTSMAAALAVLAAAEVTHDIGRVGKGRRIAILGDMKELGPDAAALHAGLADLETTRSLDVVHCIGPLMRALYDALPEHQRGVWAETAADVLPNLRGLLDSGDVVLVKGSLSTRLGTIVDAIRKMGHPVETL is encoded by the coding sequence ATGACACTCTGGACGGCTGAAGAGGCCGCCGCCGCCACGGGGGGGCGGGCGGTGGGCGACTGGACCTGCGAGGGCGTTTCCATCGACACCCGCACGATCGAAAAGGGCGATCTGTTCGTCGCGCTGAAGGATGCGCGCGACGGGCACGACTTTGTGGCGCAGGCGCTGGAGAACGGCGCGGGGGCTGCCCTGGTGTCCCGCCGCCCCGACGGCGTGGCGGAGGATGCGCCGCTGCTGATCGTCGACGATGTGCTGGCGGGCCTTGAAAGGCTGGGCCAGGCGGCCCGTTCCCGCACGCAGGCCAAGGTGGTTGCAGTGACCGGCAGCGTCGGCAAGACCTCGACCAAGGAGATGCTGCTGGCCATGTTGGGGGATCAGGGACGCACCCATGCCAGCGTGGCCAGCTACAACAACCACTGGGGCGTGCCCCTGACGCTGGCGCGCATGCCCGCCGACACGGATTATGCGGTCATCGAGATCGGCATGAACCACCCCGGAGAGATTGCGCCGCTGGCGCGGATGGCGCAGGCGGATGTGGCCATGATCACCACCGTCGCTCCGGCGCATCTGGAGGCCTTCGAGAACCTGGCCGGTATCGCGGTTGAGAAAGCCTCGATCTTTGAAGGTGTCAAACCGGGTGGCTGGGCCGTGATCAACGCAGACATCGAACACGCGGCAATTCTGATGGCCAAGGCGGTGGACTGCCGCCTGCGCGACCTCGAATTCGGCGAACACGGGCATCACTTCAAACTGCTGGAGGTGCAGGTTCAGTCCGATACGACCGTGGTTCAGGCCAGCCACGACGGGGCACCGATCCTGTTCAAGATCGCCACGCCCGGTCGGCACTTTGCGATGAACGGTCTGGGTGCACTGGCGGTCTGTCACGCGCTTGGGGTCGATCTGGCGCTGGCGGCGCAGTCGCTTGGACGCTGGCAGCCCTACAAGGGGCGCGGCGTGCGGGAGGTGATCGTTCTGGATCCGATCGAGACCCATATGACGCTGGCGATGATCGACGACAGCTACAACGCGAACCCGACCTCGATGGCCGCGGCGCTGGCGGTGCTCGCGGCGGCGGAGGTCACGCACGACATCGGCCGGGTTGGCAAGGGGCGGCGCATCGCGATCCTGGGTGACATGAAGGAACTGGGGCCCGACGCCGCCGCGCTGCATGCGGGTCTGGCCGATCTGGAGACCACCCGGTCGCTGGACGTGGTCCACTGCATCGGGCCGCTGATGCGCGCGCTGTATGATGCCTTGCCCGAGCACCAGCGCGGCGTCTGGGCCGAGACCGCCGCCGACGTTTTGCCAAATCTGCGCGGCCTGCTCGATTCCGGCGATGTGGTGCTGGTCAAGGGGTCGCTTTCGACCCGGCTGGGGACGATCGTTGACGCGATCCGTAAAATGGGCCATCCGGTGGAAACCCTGTGA
- a CDS encoding UDP-N-acetylmuramoyl-L-alanyl-D-glutamate--2,6-diaminopimelate ligase: MSSPRKLPLTALGLMAASGANPDILDLAVDSRDVGPGCLFAAMPGSRVHGARFVEKALKDGAVAVLTDSAGAEIAGDAIRAAGAALVISDAPREALARTAALWFGGQPGVMAAVTGTNGKTSVSTFVRQIWIEMGHAAVNLGTTGVEGAWTAPLAHTTPEPITLHRALRAALDNGITHAAMEASSHGLDQRRLDGVTLRAAGFTNFTQDHLDYHETFDAYFDAKAGLFARVLSEDGTAVINIDDPKGVDIAAIARARGCEVITVGRDGGDLHLTAQRFDATGQDLRFEWQGKAVQKRLELMGGFQADNVLLAAGLVIACGGQPQEVFDTLPHLTTVRGRMQLAATRGNGAAVFVDYAHTPDAVATALAAMRPHVMGRLIAIVGAGGDRDRAKRPLMGAAAMTHADAVIVTDDNPRSEDPASIRAAVLEGAPGAMEVGDRAEAILRGIDLLEPGDALLIAGKGHETGQIVGNDVLPFDDAEQASMAVAALDGRLA; the protein is encoded by the coding sequence ATGAGCAGCCCCCGAAAACTTCCCCTGACCGCCCTGGGCCTGATGGCTGCGAGCGGTGCGAACCCCGACATTCTCGATCTGGCGGTCGACAGCCGCGACGTGGGGCCGGGGTGTCTCTTTGCCGCGATGCCGGGCAGCCGTGTGCACGGGGCGCGCTTTGTCGAGAAGGCGCTGAAGGACGGGGCGGTGGCGGTGCTGACCGACAGCGCGGGGGCGGAAATCGCGGGCGATGCGATCCGCGCCGCGGGGGCGGCCCTGGTTATCTCGGACGCCCCGCGCGAGGCGCTGGCACGGACCGCGGCGCTTTGGTTCGGGGGGCAGCCCGGCGTGATGGCGGCAGTGACCGGCACCAACGGCAAGACGTCGGTGTCTACCTTTGTGCGTCAGATCTGGATCGAGATGGGCCATGCCGCCGTCAACCTCGGGACCACCGGGGTCGAAGGGGCCTGGACCGCACCGCTGGCCCACACCACGCCCGAGCCGATCACCCTGCACCGCGCGCTGCGCGCAGCACTGGACAACGGCATCACCCACGCCGCGATGGAAGCCTCAAGCCACGGGCTTGACCAGCGGCGGCTTGACGGTGTGACCCTGCGGGCGGCAGGCTTTACCAATTTCACCCAGGATCATCTGGACTATCACGAAACCTTCGACGCCTATTTCGACGCCAAGGCGGGCCTGTTCGCGCGTGTCCTGTCCGAGGACGGCACGGCGGTCATCAACATCGACGACCCCAAGGGGGTGGATATCGCGGCCATCGCACGCGCCCGTGGCTGCGAGGTGATTACCGTGGGCCGTGACGGGGGCGATCTGCACCTGACGGCACAGCGGTTCGACGCCACGGGGCAGGACCTGCGCTTTGAATGGCAGGGCAAGGCGGTCCAGAAGCGGCTGGAGCTGATGGGCGGCTTTCAGGCCGACAACGTGCTGCTGGCGGCGGGGCTGGTCATCGCCTGCGGCGGGCAGCCGCAGGAGGTCTTCGACACGCTGCCGCATCTGACCACGGTGCGGGGCCGCATGCAGCTGGCCGCGACGCGCGGGAACGGGGCAGCGGTGTTTGTCGATTATGCCCATACGCCCGATGCGGTGGCCACCGCGCTGGCGGCGATGCGTCCGCATGTGATGGGACGGCTGATCGCCATTGTCGGCGCGGGCGGCGACCGGGACAGGGCCAAGCGGCCACTGATGGGGGCGGCGGCGATGACTCATGCCGACGCGGTGATCGTCACGGACGACAATCCGCGTTCCGAAGATCCCGCGAGCATCCGCGCGGCGGTCCTTGAGGGCGCGCCGGGCGCGATGGAGGTGGGCGACCGGGCCGAAGCGATCCTGCGCGGCATCGACCTGCTGGAGCCGGGCGATGCATTGCTGATCGCGGGCAAGGGGCATGAGACAGGGCAGATCGTGGGCAACGACGTGCTGCCCTTCGACGATGCGGAGCAGGCCAGCATGGCCGTTGCGGCACTGGATGGGAGGCTGGCATGA
- a CDS encoding penicillin-binding protein 2, with product MIRTPLRPLARILDARQKGENPDAIERENKRIRHEQMRDRSRQRAEGRLLVLGVFFFCAFSVVGARMGLLATSEATEPRAHAPGAVISASRADIVDRNGNILATNFETHALYAQPRHMVDPAMAAKKLVGVFPDLDEERLLKDFTGKRKFLWIKKKISPEQMQEVHDIGDPGLLFAPRDMRLYPNGTLAAHVLGGASFGKEGVHAAEVIGVAGVERYFDDYLRDPANGNKPLELSLDLTVQAASEQVLWGGMKLMNAKGATSVLMDVKTGEVVSVVSLPSFDPNDRPRPATKGDPSDSPLFNRSVQGVYELGSTFKIFAAAQAIDLGLVTAQTVIDTSGPMKVGGFRIGEFHNKNYGKLSVADIIVNSSNRGTGRIALQIGVERQQAFLKKLGFFDATSFEIVEAAGGKPLLPKRWTDLSSVTISYGHGLSSSPMHLAAGYAALANGGYKVKPTLIKQTGPQLGPRVISAEASADARMMLRKVVSDGTASFGEVPGYQVGGKTGTADKPRPNGGYYNDKVIATFASIFPAHDPKYVLIVTLDEPVETSGDKPRRTAGWTAVPVAAEMIRRVAPLLGVRPTVEPLEEAVITLAGNN from the coding sequence ATGATCCGCACCCCCCTGCGCCCGCTTGCGCGTATCCTCGACGCGCGCCAGAAGGGCGAGAACCCCGACGCGATCGAGCGCGAGAACAAGCGCATCCGCCATGAACAGATGCGGGACCGGTCGCGTCAGCGGGCCGAGGGCCGGCTGCTGGTGCTTGGCGTCTTCTTCTTCTGCGCCTTTTCGGTGGTGGGTGCGCGCATGGGCCTTCTGGCCACGTCCGAAGCGACCGAACCGCGCGCCCACGCGCCGGGGGCCGTCATATCGGCCTCGCGGGCGGACATCGTGGACCGCAATGGCAACATCCTCGCCACCAACTTCGAGACCCACGCGCTTTATGCGCAGCCGCGCCACATGGTGGATCCGGCAATGGCGGCGAAAAAGCTGGTCGGCGTGTTTCCCGACCTGGATGAGGAACGCCTGCTGAAGGATTTCACCGGCAAGCGCAAGTTCCTGTGGATCAAGAAGAAAATCAGCCCGGAGCAGATGCAGGAAGTCCATGACATCGGCGATCCCGGCCTGTTGTTCGCGCCGCGCGACATGCGGCTCTATCCCAACGGCACTTTGGCTGCGCATGTCCTTGGCGGCGCCAGCTTTGGCAAGGAGGGCGTGCATGCCGCCGAGGTCATCGGCGTCGCCGGGGTGGAGCGGTACTTCGACGATTATCTGCGCGATCCCGCCAACGGCAACAAGCCGCTGGAGTTGTCGCTGGACCTGACGGTGCAGGCTGCCTCTGAACAGGTGCTTTGGGGCGGGATGAAACTGATGAACGCCAAGGGCGCCACGTCGGTCCTGATGGACGTCAAGACGGGCGAAGTGGTCAGCGTGGTCTCGCTGCCCAGCTTCGACCCCAACGACCGGCCGCGCCCCGCGACCAAGGGCGACCCGTCTGACAGCCCACTTTTCAACCGGTCGGTGCAGGGCGTGTACGAGCTGGGGTCGACTTTCAAGATCTTCGCGGCGGCGCAGGCCATCGACCTCGGCCTCGTGACTGCTCAGACGGTGATTGATACCAGCGGCCCGATGAAGGTCGGCGGCTTCAGGATCGGCGAATTCCACAACAAGAATTACGGCAAGCTGAGCGTGGCGGACATCATCGTGAATTCGTCCAACCGCGGCACCGGGCGCATCGCCCTGCAGATCGGAGTGGAGCGGCAGCAGGCGTTCCTCAAGAAGCTGGGCTTTTTCGATGCGACCTCCTTTGAAATCGTCGAGGCGGCGGGCGGCAAGCCCCTGTTGCCGAAACGCTGGACGGACCTGTCCTCCGTCACCATTTCCTACGGTCACGGATTGTCCTCCAGCCCGATGCACCTGGCGGCGGGCTACGCCGCGCTGGCCAACGGGGGCTACAAGGTCAAGCCGACGCTGATCAAGCAGACCGGCCCGCAGCTTGGCCCGAGGGTCATCTCGGCAGAGGCGTCGGCGGATGCGCGGATGATGTTGCGCAAGGTGGTCAGCGATGGCACGGCGAGCTTTGGCGAGGTGCCGGGCTATCAGGTGGGCGGCAAGACGGGGACGGCGGACAAACCCCGCCCGAACGGCGGCTATTACAACGACAAGGTCATCGCCACCTTCGCGTCGATCTTCCCCGCACATGACCCGAAATACGTGCTGATCGTGACCCTGGACGAACCGGTGGAGACCTCGGGTGACAAGCCGCGCCGCACTGCCGGCTGGACCGCGGTGCCGGTGGCCGCCGAGATGATCCGCCGGGTGGCGCCCCTGCTGGGCGTGCGTCCGACAGTTGAACCGCTGGAGGAGGCTGTGATAACGCTGGCTGGCAACAACTGA
- a CDS encoding cell division protein FtsL has translation MRAVLYILTSMAVIGLAFWAYRENYATQQALSEADKLHANIRAAHARLAVLKAEWAYQNRPERLRDLAVLNFDRLNLLPLQPHQFGAVDQVAYPPAPLLPITNPVDVSTMNAPDSEEDPL, from the coding sequence ATGCGAGCGGTACTTTATATTCTCACGTCCATGGCGGTGATCGGGCTGGCCTTTTGGGCCTATCGCGAGAACTACGCGACCCAGCAGGCGCTGAGTGAGGCGGACAAGCTGCATGCCAACATCCGCGCCGCACACGCGCGGCTTGCGGTGCTCAAGGCCGAATGGGCCTACCAGAACCGTCCCGAACGGCTGCGCGATCTTGCCGTGCTCAACTTTGACCGGCTGAACCTGCTGCCGCTCCAGCCGCATCAGTTCGGCGCGGTGGATCAGGTGGCCTATCCGCCTGCGCCGCTGTTGCCCATCACCAACCCGGTGGATGTGTCGACCATGAACGCCCCGGATTCCGAGGAGGACCCGCTATGA
- the rsmH gene encoding 16S rRNA (cytosine(1402)-N(4))-methyltransferase RsmH — protein MAAAASPEQTAPHTPVLLRPLLAAVAPVSGVWLDGTFGAGGYTRGLLDAGADRVIAVDRDPLAFEMAQGWAGDYGARITMQRGVFSRMDDYGQDLDGVVLDLGVSSMQLDLAERGFSFMKDGPLDMRMSQDGPSAADLVNEGEEELIANILFQYGEERASRRIAKAIVRARAEAPITTTLELAALVEGCLPRAKPGQSHPATRSFQAIRIAVNDEYGELFQGLMAAERALRPGGKLAVVTFHSVEDRMVKRFLTARSGGGGNANRFAPEIERPAPQFRVEKRKAIGPDAEELAENPRSRSAKLRVAIRTDAPSGAVDAKSIGMPMVRGQ, from the coding sequence ATGGCTGCTGCGGCCTCTCCTGAACAGACTGCCCCCCATACCCCGGTTTTGCTGCGCCCTCTGCTGGCCGCCGTCGCGCCTGTCTCGGGCGTCTGGCTTGACGGGACGTTCGGCGCTGGCGGCTACACGCGCGGTCTGCTCGATGCCGGGGCGGACCGTGTAATCGCGGTGGACCGCGACCCGCTCGCCTTCGAAATGGCGCAGGGCTGGGCAGGGGACTACGGCGCGCGTATCACCATGCAGCGGGGTGTCTTTTCGCGGATGGATGACTACGGGCAGGACCTCGACGGTGTGGTGCTGGACCTCGGCGTGTCGTCGATGCAGCTCGACCTGGCCGAGCGGGGCTTTTCCTTCATGAAGGACGGGCCGCTCGACATGCGGATGTCGCAGGACGGGCCGTCCGCCGCCGATCTGGTGAACGAGGGCGAGGAAGAGCTGATCGCCAACATCCTTTTCCAGTACGGAGAGGAACGCGCGAGCCGACGCATCGCGAAAGCCATCGTGCGCGCCCGCGCCGAGGCGCCGATCACAACGACCCTTGAACTTGCGGCGCTTGTCGAAGGCTGCCTGCCACGCGCCAAGCCGGGGCAATCGCATCCGGCGACCCGCAGCTTTCAGGCGATCCGCATTGCCGTGAATGACGAATACGGTGAGCTTTTCCAGGGCCTTATGGCGGCCGAACGTGCCTTGCGGCCCGGCGGGAAGCTGGCTGTTGTTACCTTTCATTCGGTCGAGGACCGGATGGTCAAACGGTTCCTCACGGCACGGTCGGGCGGGGGCGGCAACGCCAACCGCTTTGCGCCGGAGATCGAACGTCCGGCCCCGCAGTTCCGGGTGGAAAAGCGCAAGGCGATCGGACCGGACGCCGAGGAGCTGGCCGAAAATCCGCGCAGCCGGTCGGCCAAGCTGCGCGTGGCGATCAGAACGGATGCACCCAGCGGTGCGGTAGATGCGAAATCCATCGGCATGCCGATGGTCAGGGGGCAATAG
- the mraZ gene encoding division/cell wall cluster transcriptional repressor MraZ, translated as MGRRFRGESHHKVDSKGRVSIPASFRRVLEAGDPNWKSGENPELVIVYGDDKRNFLECYTMEAIDEVDAKIDALPRGSVGRKALQRLFHGQSFPTTVDETGRLVLPAKLRKKIDLDAEAFFFATGDTFQIWKPETYEAEEESWAEELPDDFDPMAFLDGNVEA; from the coding sequence GTGGGCCGCAGGTTCAGAGGCGAAAGCCATCACAAGGTCGATAGCAAGGGGCGGGTTTCCATACCGGCCTCTTTTCGGCGTGTGCTGGAAGCCGGTGATCCGAACTGGAAGTCCGGTGAAAACCCTGAACTGGTGATCGTCTACGGCGACGACAAACGCAATTTCCTCGAATGCTATACCATGGAGGCCATCGACGAGGTGGACGCCAAGATCGACGCCTTGCCGCGTGGGTCTGTGGGGCGCAAGGCGCTGCAGCGGTTGTTTCATGGCCAATCCTTCCCGACCACGGTGGACGAAACCGGTCGTCTGGTCCTGCCAGCCAAGCTGCGCAAGAAGATTGACCTGGACGCAGAGGCGTTTTTCTTTGCGACTGGCGACACGTTCCAGATCTGGAAACCCGAAACCTATGAGGCAGAAGAGGAATCCTGGGCGGAAGAACTGCCCGACGATTTCGATCCGATGGCCTTCCTGGATGGCAACGTGGAGGCCTGA
- a CDS encoding Mrp/NBP35 family ATP-binding protein has product MPISKSDVEAALSRVNLPDGKSLMAHDLVRALRVEDDVVRFVIEAPNAEVAQAMGPLRDAAERVVAELPGVRSVSVALTAHGPAKKPEAPPSLKIGGHPKPQEGPVKPAGVDRILAIASGKGGVGKSTVSSNLAVALARQGRRVGLLDADIYGPSQPRMMGVNKRPASPDGKTIIPLEAHGVTLMSIGFMMEEGKAVVWRGPMLMGALQQMLGQVQWGALDVLIVDLPPGTGDVQLTLCTKSELTGAIVVSTPQDVALIDARKAIDMFATLKTPVLGLIENMSMFICPDCGAEHQIFGHGGVSAEAEKLGVPLLGALPIDLETRLAGDGGTPVAAGESAAADAYARIAAGLVKGGMA; this is encoded by the coding sequence ATGCCGATCAGCAAGTCCGATGTCGAAGCCGCGCTTTCGCGCGTGAACCTGCCCGACGGCAAAAGCCTCATGGCGCATGATCTGGTGCGCGCGCTGCGGGTCGAGGACGATGTCGTGCGTTTCGTGATCGAGGCACCCAATGCAGAGGTGGCGCAGGCCATGGGGCCGTTGCGCGACGCGGCGGAGCGGGTGGTGGCGGAACTGCCCGGCGTGCGCAGCGTCTCGGTCGCGCTGACGGCGCATGGTCCGGCCAAAAAGCCCGAGGCGCCGCCCAGCCTGAAGATCGGCGGCCACCCGAAGCCGCAGGAGGGGCCGGTGAAGCCGGCCGGGGTGGACCGGATCCTCGCGATTGCCTCTGGCAAGGGGGGCGTGGGCAAGTCGACGGTGAGTTCCAATCTCGCCGTTGCGCTGGCCCGGCAGGGCCGCCGGGTGGGGCTTTTGGATGCGGATATATACGGTCCAAGCCAGCCGCGGATGATGGGGGTGAACAAGCGCCCCGCCAGCCCTGACGGCAAGACGATCATTCCCCTGGAGGCGCACGGTGTCACGCTGATGTCCATCGGTTTCATGATGGAGGAGGGCAAGGCGGTTGTCTGGCGGGGGCCGATGCTGATGGGGGCTTTGCAGCAGATGCTGGGCCAGGTTCAATGGGGCGCGCTGGATGTGCTGATTGTCGATCTGCCGCCGGGCACCGGGGACGTGCAGTTGACCCTTTGCACCAAGTCTGAGCTGACCGGCGCCATCGTGGTAAGCACGCCGCAGGATGTGGCGCTGATCGACGCGCGCAAGGCGATTGATATGTTTGCGACGCTGAAGACGCCGGTGCTGGGCCTGATCGAGAACATGTCGATGTTCATCTGTCCCGATTGTGGCGCGGAGCATCAGATTTTCGGTCACGGCGGCGTCTCGGCGGAGGCCGAGAAGCTGGGTGTGCCGCTGCTGGGCGCTTTGCCGATTGATCTGGAAACCCGTCTGGCGGGCGACGGCGGCACGCCCGTGGCGGCGGGCGAAAGCGCGGCGGCGGACGCTTACGCGCGGATCGCCGCCGGGCTGGTCAAGGGCGGCATGGCCTGA
- a CDS encoding DUF1127 domain-containing protein: MAYSTTTTTAPTSSLLSRIGSGFDALATRYKQYRMYRETFDGLSALSNRDLADLGLSRSDIKRISMEAARG; the protein is encoded by the coding sequence ATGGCATATTCAACAACAACAACAACCGCACCGACTTCTTCCTTGCTCAGCCGCATCGGCTCAGGCTTCGACGCGCTGGCAACCCGTTACAAGCAATACCGCATGTACCGCGAGACCTTCGATGGTCTCAGCGCACTCAGCAACCGCGACCTGGCCGACCTCGGCCTGAGCCGCAGCGACATCAAGCGTATTTCGATGGAAGCCGCCCGCGGCTGA